A stretch of the Vibrio aquimaris genome encodes the following:
- a CDS encoding Ig-like domain-containing protein, with protein MNKILFSFLFFSVLAGCGGEDEGLLYSDELPSNLSSIRITPKPAVVPVGFDVLFATQAILLDGSIVEITDTSILKWNSENESIATVDNDGRASGIQVGTSKITVSGTYKGEVYSDSSVLTVTASTVTGLDIEPESTELPVGLSQQLEAFATFSGGEYLNVTNHRAVHWKSSDNSIASIDNNAEVTGVSIGLATATATATANGVSISDTSTINVLNATITNFQILPETVELPVGSKAVFKPVVTLSNGATIDVTGSSSLLWSSSNMAIATIDDGTVTALSQGSSTIESEGVSGNFRDEALVLVNNSDFTIEAEDLKWFGDSTGARYTSLTNSTELAYPSISSPTGITIGLLNKFFGANNLGSTLDGLTPGDRIYLSANIDTDNNTGSISNALLKVNFINEITGATIVVDLNCTSSECSTIYTWTANNDAGEYDSIIFKADIDANGNNVIYDSVSVGLR; from the coding sequence ATGAATAAAATACTTTTTTCCTTTTTGTTTTTTTCAGTATTAGCTGGGTGTGGTGGCGAAGATGAAGGCTTACTTTACTCGGATGAGCTTCCATCCAACCTTAGTTCAATTAGAATCACACCTAAACCAGCGGTTGTCCCAGTAGGATTTGATGTGCTTTTTGCTACTCAAGCTATATTATTGGATGGAAGTATCGTAGAAATAACTGATACATCGATATTAAAATGGAATAGCGAAAATGAAAGTATTGCTACTGTCGATAATGATGGCCGTGCATCAGGTATTCAAGTCGGTACGTCAAAAATAACGGTCAGCGGTACATATAAGGGTGAAGTTTATTCTGACAGCTCTGTCCTTACAGTGACCGCTTCAACTGTAACTGGTCTAGACATTGAACCAGAATCAACTGAGTTACCCGTAGGTCTAAGTCAACAGCTTGAGGCGTTTGCAACTTTTTCAGGGGGGGAATATTTAAATGTAACAAACCATCGAGCTGTACATTGGAAAAGTTCTGATAACTCAATTGCTTCCATTGACAATAATGCTGAGGTAACAGGTGTTAGTATCGGGTTAGCCACAGCCACAGCTACAGCCACAGCCAATGGGGTAAGTATCTCTGATACTTCAACTATTAATGTACTCAATGCCACCATAACGAACTTTCAAATACTACCCGAAACTGTTGAGTTGCCCGTTGGGAGCAAAGCTGTTTTTAAACCTGTTGTAACTCTTTCTAATGGTGCCACCATAGATGTAACGGGTAGTTCTTCTCTACTCTGGTCGAGTAGCAATATGGCAATTGCAACCATCGATGATGGAACGGTCACGGCACTATCTCAGGGAAGCTCTACCATAGAATCAGAAGGAGTAAGCGGAAATTTTAGAGATGAAGCATTGGTATTGGTAAATAATTCGGACTTCACAATTGAGGCCGAAGATTTGAAATGGTTTGGTGATTCTACGGGGGCAAGATATACATCTCTGACAAACTCTACAGAGCTTGCATACCCATCGATTTCTAGCCCGACAGGTATTACGATAGGATTGCTTAACAAATTTTTCGGAGCGAATAATCTAGGTTCAACTTTGGATGGTTTAACCCCTGGGGATCGGATCTATCTGTCAGCTAATATAGATACAGACAACAATACAGGTTCAATTAGTAATGCATTGCTTAAGGTTAATTTTATCAATGAAATCACGGGAGCTACTATAGTGGTAGATCTTAATTGCACCTCATCTGAATGCAGCACTATTTATACTTGGACTGCTAATAACGATGCTGGTGAATATGATAGCATTATTTTCAAAGCTGACATTGATGCCAATGGTAATAATGTAATATACGATTCAGTTAGTGTGGGCCTTAGGTAA
- a CDS encoding YdcF family protein yields MNKTLISLLLTGALAFGASAPATADLEHAVQASAQYTDLVTKREVVDKLLNDAVSAFKSPARVSHAGFTAKMPSNMEIVTDRLLQAYQLEPYRTDLLISAANAQIYNKNVDRAIELFEQALSVAPDDIDLHAYLAVWQKFNGNEAESQKHRQALAKLNAGKAQDLTRIFQTIDRVVATPLKEKADKGALDKNGAIVTLGYALNPDGSMHSILIERLETTLKLAQANPKALIVLTGGVPQNHKTEGKLMADWLIAKGVSADRIIEENYATSTVGNALFSSYALARHKIKHATIISSASHVRRGQVLFEIASWQTGPSGITFDTLAYPDKPLKELKQISKGELLGIYRDALRTYGMWSYRSYPLESR; encoded by the coding sequence ATGAACAAAACATTGATTTCGCTGTTACTCACTGGTGCATTGGCATTCGGTGCGTCAGCACCTGCAACCGCAGATTTAGAGCACGCTGTACAGGCTTCTGCCCAATACACGGATCTGGTCACAAAACGTGAGGTCGTCGATAAGCTGTTAAATGATGCGGTAAGCGCATTTAAGTCGCCTGCACGAGTCTCTCATGCTGGTTTTACGGCAAAAATGCCAAGTAATATGGAAATAGTGACTGATCGCCTTTTGCAAGCATATCAACTTGAACCTTATCGAACGGATCTGCTGATTTCGGCTGCGAATGCGCAGATTTATAACAAGAACGTTGATCGAGCGATCGAATTGTTCGAACAAGCTTTATCTGTCGCACCTGATGATATTGATTTGCACGCGTATCTCGCCGTGTGGCAAAAATTTAACGGTAATGAAGCAGAGTCTCAAAAGCATAGGCAGGCTCTGGCCAAACTCAATGCTGGGAAAGCGCAAGATTTAACCCGCATATTCCAAACCATCGATCGCGTGGTTGCTACTCCGCTAAAAGAGAAAGCAGATAAGGGTGCTCTTGATAAAAATGGCGCGATTGTCACTCTGGGTTATGCGCTTAACCCTGATGGCTCTATGCACTCCATTTTAATTGAACGGCTTGAGACAACGTTAAAGCTTGCGCAAGCGAACCCGAAAGCACTGATCGTACTGACAGGAGGCGTGCCGCAAAACCACAAAACGGAAGGCAAACTGATGGCCGATTGGCTAATAGCCAAAGGAGTGAGTGCGGATCGCATTATTGAAGAGAACTACGCTACTAGTACGGTCGGTAATGCGTTGTTTAGTAGTTATGCTCTTGCAAGACACAAGATAAAACACGCGACAATCATCAGTTCTGCCAGCCATGTTCGTCGTGGGCAGGTACTGTTTGAAATTGCCAGTTGGCAAACGGGTCCTAGCGGCATTACCTTTGATACGCTTGCGTACCCAGACAAACCACTTAAAGAGTTAAAACAAATCAGTAAGGGTGAGCTGCTGGGTATTTATCGTGATGCGCTGCGTACCTATGGTATGTGGAGCTATCGATCTTACCCGCTTGAATCAAGATAA